The nucleotide window CTGCTAACGTCACGTAACTTCCACCACTTTTTCTCCTACAATAAGAGAAAGCTATCTAAATGGTATCATCGAGTGCAGAAGATAATCCATTGTTTACCTTTGACGTAGACTTTGGACAAGGGTCGCATAAATAAATGGGCTACTTCGTCTGCACAGCAATGTTTCGATAAAACGTGGGCAGACAGCTATGGGACAAGGGTTGGTTAATAATCTGGTAATAAGTATTCAGGAACATTCTCACAGTGGGATAATGCTACAAAGACAGTTATGTGGTTTGGGTTGGCCTAGTGGTTGCACTGACGCTGGATCACCAACGCCCTGTTAAGAAAAAGACCCACTCTTTCACTCACCGCCAGAAACAgagaatatttaaaaatcgaCGAAAGGAGAAAACTGTAAACGGCTTCTCGCAAAGAATGTCAACATGTACGCAATACTGGCGTGAGATACTGTGAGGCCTCCACTGACATAGCTCCGATTCGAATAGAAGTCTCTTATCGATCCGACTCATACACAAGCACTAGAacctctctgtctctctcacACACACTTACACACACCAACTGCTGCCGATAATGAAactgatttctcttttttgtgcTTGTTGCTCGCTTTACCAACGTTTGATGCTTCACCGAAACAAGAAACGGGTGGGACTAAACGGCCATACACAACGTTTTTCACCGACAAGTTTTTCTGAAAATACATGAGCAAGATCCTTCAGAAGGCCAATtgcaaaaacgaaaaaaactcTGAGGTGTACACGTTTAAGGAAAGAGTGTAAAAATGCCGTCGGTTTCAATTGATGATGTCGACTCAGCCCTGGCTTGCTGAAAGAGAAACTGAACACAACCGACCACGAAACGATTGTCGAACAATGCAAGACAATTGGCTAAAGTAGACTTACCCGGTCTCGGATGAAATTGGAATATCTCAAAACAATATGAATCACAAACGACGAACACCACTCCCACAGATTTGGCAGTACCCTTAGCACAAACTTTTTCTCCGCATGTATTGTAGTAATATGTTAAGAAACCGTTCTGACTGCTGCTTCCCCCCCGGCTCGCCTAGCtcaccacaaaaaaaaaatcgttcgGTTTTACCTTGTGGCCATCTGGTGTTCATATGAGCACACCGTAAACTAACCTAGTTCCGCCATCTAGGTAGTTTTTACTAATATCTCATATAGTATGCACTATTCACCACCGTTTGGTAGTGGCTTTGAGGCTTGTTGTAGCTGCTATACATCAATTTGTTTTgcttaaaagtttttttttcccaacctCGTTTCAGAAAATCGTTTCAGAAATTTGAACCGGAAAATTGAGATCTCTTATTTTACTTTAACTAGACGAATCAATCTTTCGATTACCACATCGCTTTATTGAATCACAGATTATTTTGTGCGAATTCAACATGGATCATCACATGCCACCCGGCTACGGCCAGGAAAATTACATGTATGGAGATCCTTCTATGTCCTACCAAGGTAATCCTGTCGGTATGTACGGATCGGGGGTAAGGCCTATGTCACCACCTCCAGGAGATGAAGACATTTCTGCCCATGAACATCTGCCGTCAGCACTTGAAGAAGTTCTAGCTTACAAGGAGTACCGAGTGAGAGAAACAGGCCACTCTGGAGAGGTTGATAATATCAGTAAGTTTTGTAGTTATTATGTGGTTTTATTGGAGTTAGTAAACACCCTTTATTCTATTTTTAGTTACTGAAGTCCCCGCTGAAAGTATTGTAGAGATTGATCGAAATATAGATGAAAAGAAAGATGATTTGGGTGGAGAAGACAATGTTGaggaaaaaaccaaaacacaaagaaatcaaaagaaaaagaagaagaagaagcgtACCAAGAGACATcaacagaaagaagaagaagaaaatgaacagAATGATGATGTCGACGAATATCCGCAAGTTGACATTGAGTACGTTCAGGAAGAAATCACGTATGACGAGAAGAACCCATTCTATCGTCAGTTTGCCAAAATATTTGAAGCATTCAAAATCATAGACGAGAAAACTGCAAAGaaagctgaagaagaagaagccaaGAAAAGAGAACTACAACGGAATTTGGAACTTAAGAAAGTGCCCAAGtttgctgaagaagaagacttggaggagaagaaggaaaacgcTGACGACGACAAACCAAAAGtttcgaaaagaaaacttAAACAGCTTACTCGGCTCAGTGTGGCCGATTTGAAACAGTGTGTTGCAAGACCCGACGTGGTAGAAATGCATGACGTCACCGCTAGAGATCCTAAGCTGCTTGTCCTTTTAAAAGCTACAAGGAACTCTGTTCCAGTTCCCAGACATTGGTGTGCGAAACGCAAATATTTACAGGTTTGTTCACAATAAAAGTTGCTTATCGTTTTGAATGGATTTTCAAAccatagaatttttttttttttacataggGAAAACGTGGTATAGAGAAACCACCTTTCAATTTGCCAGATTTTATTAAAAAGACTGGAATCATGGAAATGCGAGCTGCTCtgcaggaaaaagaagaatcgaAAACACTGAAAGCCAAAATGCGTGAACGCGTTCGACCAAAAATGGGGCGTGTTGATATTGACTACCAAAAGTTGCACGATGCTTTCTTCAAGTGGCAAACCAAACCAAAGATGACAATCATGGGTGATTTGTACTACGAAGGCAAAGAATTCGAGACCAGAATGAAAGACAAAAAACCGGGAGAGTTGTCTGATGAATTGCGAACTGCTCTAGGAATGCCTGTCGGCCCTAGTTCAAACAAGTAAAAATCTATACAAAATCTTTCGTCGGATCACTGATACGAGGGGCATCcttttgataattttttttttattattattatttttcttttttctttaacaggATTCCCCCTCCCTGGTTGATTGCAATGCAAAGGTATGGACCACCTCCATCTTATCCGAATTTGAAGATCCCGGGTCTGAACGCTCCAATTCCAGATGGCTCCTCCTTTGGTTACCATGCAGGAGGCTGGGGAAAACCTCCTGTTGACGAATTTGGGCGACCTCTGTATGGTGATGTATTTGGATTGACTGGCAGCGGAGGTGACGTAAGTAGTAGTCAGTAGTCAACCAGAAACACTTTTTGCTTGATAGTCATCTTTCGTTTGGAtatctattaatttttttttacccatcTTCCCTTGACAGACGATATTGCTCGACGAGGAGGTTGATCGCACATTATGGGGTGAATTGGAgtctgaagaagaagaggaggaggtTGAAGAAAGCGAGGAAGAAGAAGGCGAGGACGAAGAAGGTGCCATTGATCAATCAGGCTTGGTCACCCCGGCCGAGGGACTTGCCACACCTTCCGGATTCTCATCTGTACCTGCTGGTCTCGAAACACCAGACATGATTGAGctgcgaaagaaaaagattgaaGCCGAAATGGAGAGGTATGTACTTTAGGGTAGCTATTCGCCGCCTAAGTTTACTGTAATCATTACCTTTCTTTCCTATCAATCTATTAGTACCGAGACGCCTCAGTTATATACCGTACTACCAGAAAAGCGGACAGATAGAATCGGTCAAGCGATGATGGGATCCACCCATGTATATGATATTGCGGCTGCTACCAGTACGCAAAAGAGTAAGACCCTTTCTTGCCATGTTGGTGTTTCCAGTTTCATTTCCTTTCTCTTTGAACATGTATGGTCGCTATAGGTAGCGGTGGTGTGGAACTCAGTTTGGATCCCTCGGAGTTAGAAGGTTTGGACTCTGAATCGATGGCCGCCCGCTACGAGCAAACATTGCGGGAACAACAAGGCAACTTGGCTAAAGAAGATTTCAGTGACATGGTGGCTGAACATGCTGCTAAACAGAAGGTAAATAATCGACGGGGCTGACTAATGGTTACTTCGACATTTCATTGTTTTATTCCTTATAACAGAGCAAAAGGAAGAGGCAGCAACAGCAAACTGACACAAAACAAGCCAAAAAATACAAGGAGTTCAAATTTtaatatcgaaaaaaaaaaaattctctggGATGATAAAATATCTCGTAATAcacgatttgcaaaaaaaaaatatggtatCGGCTGGTCAATCGTTTTAGTCACTTGAAAATCTTTTGGGTGGTTTGCAGATCTAGGTTTTTGGTTTGAATTTCTATGTCGATTATTATTAGTATGAATACTATGGTTTTAATTCACTTCCTagcttgtttctt belongs to Daphnia magna isolate NIES linkage group LG1, ASM2063170v1.1, whole genome shotgun sequence and includes:
- the LOC116930763 gene encoding splicing factor 3B subunit 2; amino-acid sequence: MDHHMPPGYGQENYMYGDPSMSYQGNPVGMYGSGVRPMSPPPGDEDISAHEHLPSALEEVLAYKEYRVRETGHSGEVDNIITEVPAESIVEIDRNIDEKKDDLGGEDNVEEKTKTQRNQKKKKKKKRTKRHQQKEEEENEQNDDVDEYPQVDIEYVQEEITYDEKNPFYRQFAKIFEAFKIIDEKTAKKAEEEEAKKRELQRNLELKKVPKFAEEEDLEEKKENADDDKPKVSKRKLKQLTRLSVADLKQCVARPDVVEMHDVTARDPKLLVLLKATRNSVPVPRHWCAKRKYLQGKRGIEKPPFNLPDFIKKTGIMEMRAALQEKEESKTLKAKMRERVRPKMGRVDIDYQKLHDAFFKWQTKPKMTIMGDLYYEGKEFETRMKDKKPGELSDELRTALGMPVGPSSNKIPPPWLIAMQRYGPPPSYPNLKIPGLNAPIPDGSSFGYHAGGWGKPPVDEFGRPLYGDVFGLTGSGGDTILLDEEVDRTLWGELESEEEEEEVEESEEEEGEDEEGAIDQSGLVTPAEGLATPSGFSSVPAGLETPDMIELRKKKIEAEMESTETPQLYTVLPEKRTDRIGQAMMGSTHVYDIAAATSTQKSSGGVELSLDPSELEGLDSESMAARYEQTLREQQGNLAKEDFSDMVAEHAAKQKSKRKRQQQQTDTKQAKKYKEFKF